AGGTGAACGCCGCACTCGTGGCCGGCGGCGTCCGGGTCCGCGGCTTCGGCCTGGAGCGGCCCTCGCTGGAGGACGCCTTCGTGGCCCTGACCGGGGAGGGCTTCGATGTCGCGGGCTGACGAACTGACCGGAGCACCGGAACCGACCCCGACCCCGGCCTCGAACCCGGCCTCGACCCCGAACCCGACCTCGGCCTCGAACCCGGCCTCGACCCCGAACCCGACCTCGGCCTCGAACCCGGCCTCGACCCCGAACCCGACCTCGGCCGCGGCACCGGCACGAGTACCGGCCCCCTCGCCGGGGAAGCCCGGCACCACAGCCGGCCGTCCGCCCCGCCTCGGCGGCTGGCTCACCCTGTTCCGCAGCGAGCTGACCATCACGTTCCGCCGCTGGCGCACCCTCGCGCTGCTCGCGGTGCTGGCCGCCGTGCCGGTGCTGGTCGGCATCGCCGTGAAGCTGGAGACCGACGGCGGCGGGAGCGCGGGGCCCGGCGGCGGGGACGGCGGCCCGCCGTTCATCGCCCAGGTCACGAACAACGGCCTGTTCCTCGTGTTCACCGCGCTCGCCGCCACCCTGCCGTTCTTCCTGCCGATGTCGGTCGGGGTGATCGCGGGCGACGCCGTCGCGGGCGAGGCGCACGGCGGCACGCTGCGCTACCTGCTGGTCGCGCCCGCGGGCCGGACCCGCCTGCTGCTCGTCAAGTACGCCACCGTCATGACGTTCTGCCTGGTGGCGACCGTGACCGTGGCCGTCTTCGCGCTGGCCACCGGAGCACTGCTCTTCCCGCTCGGCGAGGTCACCACCATCTCCGGCACCACCATCGGCTTCGGCGACGGCCTGCTGCGCGCGCTGCTGATCGCCCTGCTGGTCGCCGCGTCACTGCTGGGGCTCGCGGCGCTCGGCCTGTTCATCTCCACGCTGACCAGCAGCGGCATCGCCGCCATGGCGACCACCGTCGGGCTGCTGATCACGCTCCAGATCCTCGACGTGATCCCCCAGCTGCACGGGATCCGGCCGTACTTCTTCTCGCACTACTGGCTGTCCTTCGCGGACGTGATGCGCCAGCCCGTCTACTGGACCGACGTGCTCAGGAACCTGGGCCTCCAGGCCGTGTACGCGGCGGTGTTCGGCTCGGCGGCCTGGGCGCGGTTCACGACGAAGGACGTCACGGCGTAGCCGCGGCCTCCGCGGCGCCCGGTCCGCCGCCGTCGCCGGCCGGGGCCTCCCGGGTCTCGTGGGCCTCCCGGGCCTCGTAGGGGAAGCGGGCCGGGACCGGCTCCCGGGCGAAGAACGTCTTGGCGCGGCCCAGCCCGACCGGGTCGCCGAGCACGTCGCCCGGCCGGTTGCCGGCGCCGACGAGCACCCCGCCGAACCGCATCCCCATATAGGCGGCCGTCAGCTCCAGCGTCCCCGCCAGCGGCGCGACGACCTCCTCCTCGCGGTGCGCGTGCGAATGGACCGTGACGCCCCACAGGGTGCGGCCCGCCATCGCGGCCTTGAAGTCCACACCCGGCGACCGCAGCCAGCCCGACCAGTAGTCCAGGTAGCGCTTGGTGGTGGAGGAGAGGGAGTACCAGTACAGGGGCGAGGCGATGACGAGGTCGGTGGCGCCCAGGGTGGCCTCGAAGAGCTGCGACGCGCT
The nucleotide sequence above comes from Streptomyces sp. TS71-3. Encoded proteins:
- a CDS encoding ABC transporter permease, translated to MSRADELTGAPEPTPTPASNPASTPNPTSASNPASTPNPTSASNPASTPNPTSAAAPARVPAPSPGKPGTTAGRPPRLGGWLTLFRSELTITFRRWRTLALLAVLAAVPVLVGIAVKLETDGGGSAGPGGGDGGPPFIAQVTNNGLFLVFTALAATLPFFLPMSVGVIAGDAVAGEAHGGTLRYLLVAPAGRTRLLLVKYATVMTFCLVATVTVAVFALATGALLFPLGEVTTISGTTIGFGDGLLRALLIALLVAASLLGLAALGLFISTLTSSGIAAMATTVGLLITLQILDVIPQLHGIRPYFFSHYWLSFADVMRQPVYWTDVLRNLGLQAVYAAVFGSAAWARFTTKDVTA
- a CDS encoding flavodoxin family protein, with protein sequence MDRSFLFVLGSSRRDGNTESLARKAAEQLPAEVAQRWIRLADHPLPDYEDRRHDARDHAADDSASQLFEATLGATDLVIASPLYWYSLSSTTKRYLDYWSGWLRSPGVDFKAAMAGRTLWGVTVHSHAHREEEVVAPLAGTLELTAAYMGMRFGGVLVGAGNRPGDVLGDPVGLGRAKTFFAREPVPARFPYEAREAHETREAPAGDGGGPGAAEAAATP